From Salinibacterium sp. ZJ450, one genomic window encodes:
- the mmsB gene encoding 3-hydroxyisobutyrate dehydrogenase codes for MTTIAFLGLGHMGGPMAANLVKAGHRVIGFDMMPAALEAAAAAGIEVVASGQDAVRSVGSGGVVFTMFPSGRHVIDAYRGTETEPGLLAVAAPGTLFVDSSTIAVDEARAAHALAEAAGHRSLDAPVSGGVVGAENATLAFMVGGGDADFAEALPLLETMGRRIVHCGGAGLGQAAKICNNMILGISQIAVAEAFVLGERLGLTHQALFDVASNASGQSWALTTNCPVPGPVPTSPANRDYQPGFAGTLMSKDLGLAEQAIDLTGVDAKLGLMAHEIYKEFAAGAGAGQDFSGIINTVRAQSTPAPDQLSSSMVREGAA; via the coding sequence ATGACAACGATCGCATTCCTCGGACTCGGTCACATGGGCGGCCCCATGGCCGCAAACCTGGTGAAGGCCGGGCACCGCGTGATCGGCTTCGACATGATGCCCGCCGCGCTGGAGGCCGCCGCTGCCGCCGGTATTGAGGTGGTGGCGTCGGGTCAGGATGCCGTCCGGTCCGTGGGCTCGGGAGGCGTCGTGTTCACGATGTTCCCCAGCGGCCGACACGTGATCGACGCCTATCGGGGAACGGAAACCGAACCGGGCCTGCTTGCCGTCGCGGCGCCCGGAACCCTGTTCGTTGATTCCTCGACGATCGCGGTCGACGAGGCCCGTGCCGCGCATGCCCTCGCGGAGGCAGCGGGTCACCGTAGCCTGGACGCCCCGGTATCGGGAGGCGTCGTGGGAGCAGAGAACGCCACGCTCGCATTCATGGTCGGCGGAGGCGACGCTGACTTCGCAGAGGCGCTGCCGCTGCTGGAGACCATGGGCCGCCGCATCGTGCACTGCGGGGGCGCCGGACTCGGCCAAGCAGCGAAGATCTGCAACAACATGATCCTGGGCATCTCGCAGATCGCGGTCGCCGAAGCCTTCGTGCTCGGCGAGCGTCTCGGGCTCACCCACCAGGCCCTGTTCGACGTGGCATCCAACGCGTCCGGCCAGTCCTGGGCGCTCACGACGAACTGCCCCGTCCCGGGACCCGTGCCGACCAGCCCGGCAAACCGCGACTACCAGCCCGGCTTCGCGGGCACGCTCATGTCGAAAGACCTGGGCCTTGCCGAGCAGGCGATCGACCTGACCGGTGTCGACGCCAAGCTGGGTCTGATGGCGCACGAGATCTACAAGGAGTTCGCGGCCGGCGCCGGCGCAGGGCAGGACTTCTCGGGAATCATCAACACGGTGCGCGCGCAGAGCACTCCGGCGCCCGACCAGTTGTCGAGCAGCATGGTTCGGGAGGGCGCAGCATGA
- a CDS encoding enoyl-CoA hydratase/isomerase family protein, with the protein MTDDAEVLVGRSGRLGILTLNRPRAINALTHGMVRAVTDALNHWRGDDSVLTIAIVGAGERGLCAGGDVVSLYRDATEGDGSAAAEFWRDEYRMNALIARYSKPIVAIQDGLVLGGGIGISAHASHRVVTERSRIGFPEVTIGFVPDVGASWLLSRAPGQVGSRLGLTAESIGAADAIYVGFSDHFVPSDQISALLMALETEDPDSAIAALAQHPGEAPLAAQTPAIDQAFGLDTVGEILAALREAGADDLADGIQAKSPLALAVTRESLRRARDFGDLEEALVNEFRVSTHALAAPDFAEGVRAQLVDKDRNPQWTPASLADVTADAVARFFAEPAAGDLTIPDFAPSKETA; encoded by the coding sequence ATGACTGACGACGCAGAGGTCCTGGTTGGCCGTTCCGGCCGCCTCGGCATCCTCACCCTGAACCGACCACGCGCGATCAACGCGCTGACCCACGGAATGGTGCGCGCCGTCACCGACGCGCTGAACCACTGGCGGGGCGACGACAGTGTCCTGACCATCGCCATCGTCGGCGCGGGAGAGCGCGGACTCTGTGCCGGCGGAGACGTCGTGAGCCTCTATCGCGACGCGACCGAGGGTGACGGCTCGGCCGCCGCCGAATTCTGGCGCGACGAGTACCGCATGAATGCGCTCATTGCGCGCTATTCGAAACCGATTGTCGCGATCCAGGACGGACTCGTGCTCGGCGGCGGCATCGGCATCTCCGCGCACGCGTCGCATCGCGTCGTGACGGAGCGATCACGCATCGGCTTCCCCGAAGTCACCATCGGCTTCGTTCCGGATGTCGGGGCCAGCTGGCTGCTGTCTCGAGCGCCGGGCCAGGTGGGGAGCCGTCTCGGCCTGACCGCCGAGTCCATCGGCGCTGCCGACGCGATCTACGTCGGATTCTCCGACCACTTCGTGCCGAGCGACCAGATCTCTGCTTTGCTCATGGCCCTCGAGACGGAGGATCCCGATTCGGCGATTGCTGCTCTCGCGCAGCATCCGGGTGAGGCTCCCCTCGCCGCACAAACTCCGGCCATCGATCAGGCGTTCGGGCTCGACACTGTCGGCGAGATCCTTGCCGCGCTCCGCGAGGCCGGTGCCGACGACCTCGCCGACGGCATCCAGGCGAAGTCCCCGCTCGCGCTCGCCGTCACACGTGAGTCACTCCGCCGGGCGCGCGACTTCGGCGATCTGGAGGAGGCGCTCGTCAATGAGTTCCGGGTCTCAACGCACGCGCTGGCGGCACCCGACTTCGCCGAGGGGGTCCGCGCCCAGCTGGTCGACAAGGACCGCAACCCGCAGTGGACTCCCGCCTCTCTCGCGGACGTCACAGCTGACGCCGTGGCCCGGTTCTTCGCCGAGCCGGCCGCCGGCGACCTCACCATCCCCGATTTCGCACCGTCGAAGGAGACAGCATGA
- a CDS encoding acyl-CoA dehydrogenase family protein, translating into MFTTQTEEQAALVEAVRDFAESELAPYAAERDAEKFFPVDTLRNAGELGLGGIYVKEDVGGSGLSRLDAVAIFEELAKGDTTVAAYISIHNMVAWMIDTFGNDEQRHRWVPSLVTMADLGSYCLTEPGAGSDAAAITTSARREGDEYVINGTKQFISGAGSSAVYIVMARTGADGPRGISAIVVPAGAEGLSFGPNEKKMGWNAQPTRQVIFDDVRVPVSNRLGEEGDGFGIAMKGLNGGRVNMGACSLGGAQWALDRAARYVQERHAFGAPLSANQSVVFTLADMETNLQAARALLQRAASMMDDGDSDVAVACALAKRFATDAAFEVANAALQLHGGYGYLQEYGIERVVRDLRVHQILEGTNEIMKVIVGRSLLEHIR; encoded by the coding sequence ATGTTCACTACCCAGACTGAGGAGCAGGCGGCGCTCGTAGAAGCGGTACGCGACTTCGCCGAGAGCGAGCTGGCGCCGTATGCCGCCGAGCGGGATGCCGAGAAGTTCTTCCCGGTAGATACTCTCCGCAACGCCGGCGAGCTCGGCCTTGGCGGCATCTACGTCAAGGAGGATGTCGGGGGCTCCGGCCTCTCGCGGCTTGACGCGGTCGCGATCTTCGAGGAACTCGCCAAGGGCGACACGACGGTCGCGGCGTACATCTCGATCCACAACATGGTGGCGTGGATGATCGATACCTTCGGCAACGACGAGCAGCGGCACCGGTGGGTTCCGTCTCTCGTGACCATGGCCGACCTCGGCAGCTACTGCCTCACCGAGCCGGGTGCGGGCTCCGACGCCGCCGCGATCACCACGTCGGCACGGCGTGAGGGCGACGAGTATGTGATCAACGGCACTAAGCAGTTCATCTCGGGTGCGGGTTCGTCCGCGGTCTACATCGTGATGGCTCGAACAGGGGCGGACGGTCCCCGCGGGATCAGTGCGATCGTCGTCCCCGCCGGCGCCGAGGGGCTCAGCTTCGGACCCAACGAGAAGAAGATGGGCTGGAACGCGCAGCCCACGCGACAGGTCATCTTCGACGATGTGCGGGTTCCCGTCTCGAACCGGCTCGGCGAAGAGGGCGACGGCTTCGGCATCGCCATGAAGGGCCTCAACGGCGGGCGCGTGAACATGGGTGCCTGCTCCCTGGGCGGTGCCCAGTGGGCGTTGGACCGCGCCGCGCGTTACGTGCAGGAGCGCCACGCCTTCGGTGCGCCCCTGTCCGCGAACCAGTCCGTCGTGTTCACGCTCGCCGATATGGAGACCAACCTGCAGGCGGCCAGGGCGCTGCTGCAGCGGGCTGCCTCGATGATGGACGACGGAGATTCCGACGTGGCCGTCGCCTGCGCACTCGCGAAGCGATTCGCGACGGATGCCGCGTTTGAGGTGGCCAACGCCGCCCTGCAATTGCACGGCGGATACGGCTACCTGCAGGAGTACGGCATCGAGCGTGTGGTCCGTGACCTGCGGGTGCACCAGATCCTGGAAGGGACGAACGAGATCATGAAGGTCATCGTCGGGCGCAGCCTGCTGGAGCACATCCGATGA
- a CDS encoding CoA-acylating methylmalonate-semialdehyde dehydrogenase, protein MTTQLTETKTRELTHFVGGRHVAGTSGRFSDVYDPSTGEVQATVPLASAAEVGAAIANAEEAQLEWGAWNPQRRARVLLKFLQLVDRDMDSLARLLSSEHGKTIADAKGDIQRGIEVIEFAAGGPHLLKGEYTTSAGTGIDVYSMRQPLGVVAGITPFNFPAMIPLWKMGPALAAGNSFILKPSERDPSVPLRIAELFLEAGLPAGVLNVVNGDKTAVDVLLTDDRVKAIGFVGSTPIAQYIYETAAAHGKRAQCFGGAKNHMIVMPDADLDQVADALIGAGYGSAGERCMAISVAVPVGKETGDALAAKLAERVKGLKIGHSHDENADYGPLINADAVTRVSAAIQAGIDEGAELLADGRGHVVEGYENGFYLGPTLFDNVTTDMSIYQEEVFGPVLIITRVDTYEEALRLPSEHKYGNGVSIYTRDGDTARDFSARVNTGMVGVNVPIPVPIAYHTFGGWKKSGFGDLNQHGPDSFRFYTKTKTVTSRWPSGIKDGTSFVIPTMH, encoded by the coding sequence ATGACCACCCAGCTGACAGAAACCAAGACCCGCGAACTCACCCACTTCGTTGGTGGCCGCCACGTCGCCGGAACGTCCGGGCGATTCAGTGACGTCTACGACCCCAGCACCGGTGAGGTGCAGGCCACCGTCCCGCTCGCGAGCGCGGCAGAGGTTGGGGCCGCAATCGCCAACGCCGAGGAGGCACAGCTCGAGTGGGGTGCCTGGAACCCGCAGCGCCGCGCCCGCGTGCTACTGAAGTTCCTTCAGCTCGTCGACCGCGACATGGACTCCCTCGCCCGACTGCTCTCATCCGAACACGGCAAGACCATCGCCGACGCGAAGGGCGACATCCAACGCGGCATCGAGGTCATCGAGTTCGCCGCCGGCGGACCCCACCTGCTCAAGGGCGAGTACACCACTAGCGCAGGCACCGGAATTGACGTGTACTCGATGCGCCAGCCGCTCGGTGTCGTCGCGGGCATCACCCCCTTCAACTTCCCGGCCATGATTCCGCTGTGGAAGATGGGTCCGGCCCTCGCGGCAGGCAACTCCTTCATCCTCAAGCCGTCCGAGCGCGACCCTTCCGTGCCGCTGCGGATCGCCGAGCTCTTCCTTGAGGCCGGCTTGCCCGCCGGAGTGCTCAATGTCGTCAACGGCGACAAGACGGCCGTCGACGTGTTGCTCACCGACGACCGCGTCAAGGCGATCGGCTTCGTCGGCTCGACCCCGATCGCCCAGTACATCTACGAGACGGCCGCTGCCCATGGCAAGCGCGCCCAGTGCTTCGGCGGCGCGAAGAACCACATGATCGTGATGCCGGATGCCGACCTCGACCAGGTGGCCGATGCCCTGATCGGCGCTGGCTACGGCTCGGCCGGAGAACGCTGCATGGCCATTTCTGTGGCGGTTCCCGTGGGCAAAGAGACGGGCGACGCGCTCGCCGCGAAGCTCGCCGAGCGGGTCAAGGGCCTGAAGATCGGCCACTCCCACGACGAGAACGCCGACTACGGACCCCTGATCAACGCCGACGCCGTCACCCGAGTGTCGGCCGCCATTCAGGCCGGAATCGACGAAGGCGCCGAGCTGCTCGCCGACGGCCGCGGCCACGTGGTCGAAGGATACGAGAACGGCTTCTACCTCGGCCCGACCCTCTTCGACAACGTCACCACCGACATGAGCATCTACCAGGAAGAGGTCTTCGGGCCGGTGCTCATCATCACTCGCGTCGACACGTACGAAGAGGCACTGCGCCTGCCGTCCGAGCACAAGTACGGAAACGGTGTCTCCATCTATACGCGCGACGGCGACACCGCGCGCGACTTCAGCGCCCGCGTCAACACGGGAATGGTCGGTGTCAACGTGCCTATTCCGGTGCCCATCGCGTACCACACGTTCGGCGGCTGGAAGAAGTCTGGCTTCGGCGACCTCAACCAGCACGGTCCCGACTCGTTCCGGTTCTACACAAAGACCAAGACGGTGACGTCCCGCTGGCCCTCCGGCATCAAGGACGGCACCAGCTTCGTCATCCCGACGATGCACTGA
- a CDS encoding enoyl-CoA hydratase/isomerase family protein, whose product MSVLLSERDGPIARLTLNRPDAGNALDLELARALRDSARSLSADDTCAVILIDARGALFCGGGDVAAMSAAESPADYVRELAGTVHEAMLTLAASDTVVISAVHGAAAGGGFGIVLNSDYVVAAETATFVSAYSKVGLSPDCGSSYLLPRIVGSMRATEFAMFGRPLDAATARDWGVVNAVEPTEQVGATAVRAAEKVAGMPPAARAASKRLLAASWLPGYREHLDDERDTIAQLASTLDSQRLRAAFLARAS is encoded by the coding sequence ATGAGCGTGCTCCTCTCCGAACGGGACGGTCCGATCGCCCGCTTGACCCTCAACCGGCCGGACGCCGGGAACGCGCTCGATCTCGAGCTCGCCCGGGCATTGCGTGACAGTGCGCGGTCGTTGAGCGCCGACGACACGTGCGCCGTCATCCTCATCGACGCCCGCGGCGCCCTCTTCTGCGGGGGCGGCGACGTCGCGGCGATGTCCGCTGCCGAATCGCCCGCGGACTATGTGCGTGAACTAGCCGGAACGGTGCACGAGGCCATGCTCACGCTCGCCGCATCCGACACCGTCGTCATCAGCGCTGTGCACGGTGCTGCCGCCGGTGGCGGGTTCGGCATCGTGCTGAACTCCGACTACGTCGTGGCGGCCGAGACCGCGACCTTTGTCAGTGCCTATTCGAAGGTCGGGCTCAGCCCCGACTGCGGTTCGTCCTACCTGCTCCCACGAATCGTCGGCTCTATGAGGGCGACCGAATTCGCGATGTTCGGACGGCCCCTCGATGCCGCAACGGCACGCGACTGGGGCGTCGTCAACGCCGTCGAGCCGACCGAGCAAGTCGGAGCCACGGCGGTGCGCGCCGCGGAAAAGGTAGCCGGCATGCCGCCCGCCGCCCGAGCTGCATCCAAGCGGCTGCTGGCCGCCAGTTGGCTGCCTGGCTACCGCGAACACCTTGACGATGAGCGCGACACCATCGCGCAGCTCGCCTCGACGCTGGACTCCCAGCGCCTTCGCGCGGCCTTCCTCGCCCGCGCATCCTGA
- a CDS encoding SDR family NAD(P)-dependent oxidoreductase, with protein MEIRNAAALVTGAASGLGAATAARLAADGAQVFGLDLAAGVEKAPAIEGVRYLAADVTSPSDVEAALAAVRESGHDLRLVVNCAGIAPAVRILSSRGVHDLDVFRRTIEVNLVGTFNVLRLSAELMAAQDADGDGQRGVIINTASVAAYEGQIGQAAYAASKGGVVSLTIAAARDLARSGIRVNTIAPGIVATPMLTSLGEEVGASLARTVPFPARLARPDEYADLVTMIVAHDYLNGETIRMDAALRMAPQ; from the coding sequence ATGGAGATCCGCAACGCAGCCGCACTAGTGACCGGCGCCGCATCCGGACTGGGCGCGGCCACGGCCGCGCGTCTGGCCGCCGACGGCGCGCAGGTGTTCGGTCTCGACCTCGCCGCCGGCGTGGAAAAGGCTCCGGCGATCGAGGGCGTGCGGTACCTCGCCGCCGATGTGACGAGCCCGTCGGACGTGGAGGCTGCTCTGGCGGCGGTCCGCGAGAGCGGGCACGACCTGCGCCTGGTGGTCAACTGTGCCGGTATCGCACCGGCGGTGCGCATCCTGTCGTCGCGTGGCGTGCATGACCTGGACGTGTTCCGCCGTACGATCGAGGTCAACCTGGTGGGCACCTTCAACGTGCTGCGCTTGAGCGCCGAGCTGATGGCCGCGCAGGATGCCGACGGTGACGGGCAGCGCGGCGTGATCATCAACACTGCGTCGGTCGCGGCCTATGAGGGGCAGATCGGGCAGGCCGCGTATGCCGCCTCGAAGGGTGGCGTGGTGAGTCTCACGATCGCCGCCGCCCGTGACCTGGCCCGGTCGGGGATCCGGGTGAACACCATCGCTCCCGGCATCGTGGCAACCCCCATGCTGACATCCCTCGGCGAAGAAGTCGGAGCATCGCTGGCACGGACGGTACCATTCCCCGCGCGGCTGGCGCGGCCGGACGAGTACGCCGATCTCGTGACGATGATCGTCGCCCACGACTACCTCAACGGTGAGACGATCCGCATGGACGCGGCGCTGCGGATGGCCCCGCAATGA
- a CDS encoding nitronate monooxygenase family protein yields the protein MIDNDFTRIFGIEHPITCGGMTGVGTAQLIGAVAEAGALGFLTALTQPTPEDLVREIQRTKDLTDKPFGVNLTILPTIRPVPYDEYRQAIIESGVKVVETAGSSPEPHMADFKAAGVKVIHKAVAVRHALKAESLGVDAISIDGFECAGHPGEEDVPGLILIPAATRQLTIPVIASGGFANGQGLAAAMALGAQGINMGTRFVATHEAPVHENVKRQIVANNERDTVLIFRMFKNSARVARNSISEEILEISSRPGATFEDIAHLASGVRGRERVLAGGDMEGGVWWAGQSQGLIHEVLSAREVIESVVADAEDVIVNRLASQVKVAV from the coding sequence ATGATTGACAATGACTTCACCCGCATCTTCGGTATCGAACACCCGATCACCTGCGGTGGCATGACCGGTGTCGGGACGGCGCAGCTGATCGGTGCGGTCGCCGAAGCCGGAGCCCTCGGCTTCCTGACCGCCCTCACTCAGCCCACGCCTGAGGACCTCGTCCGGGAGATCCAGCGCACGAAAGATCTCACCGACAAGCCGTTCGGTGTCAACCTCACGATTTTGCCGACGATTCGGCCCGTGCCGTACGACGAATATCGCCAGGCGATCATCGAGAGCGGTGTCAAGGTCGTGGAGACCGCGGGCAGCAGCCCCGAGCCGCACATGGCGGACTTCAAGGCTGCCGGTGTCAAGGTGATCCACAAGGCAGTCGCGGTGCGTCATGCGCTGAAGGCCGAGTCTCTCGGCGTCGACGCGATCAGCATCGACGGATTCGAGTGCGCCGGGCATCCGGGCGAGGAAGACGTCCCCGGCCTGATCCTCATCCCTGCCGCCACGCGGCAGCTGACGATCCCGGTGATCGCATCCGGCGGTTTCGCCAACGGGCAGGGCCTTGCGGCAGCCATGGCACTGGGGGCCCAGGGCATCAACATGGGCACGCGATTCGTGGCTACCCACGAGGCTCCCGTGCACGAGAACGTCAAGCGACAGATCGTCGCGAACAACGAGCGCGACACGGTGCTGATCTTCCGAATGTTCAAGAACTCCGCCCGCGTCGCGCGCAACTCGATCTCCGAGGAGATCCTCGAGATCTCGAGTCGGCCCGGTGCCACCTTCGAAGACATCGCACACCTGGCGTCGGGCGTGCGCGGTCGCGAGCGAGTGCTCGCCGGCGGCGACATGGAGGGCGGCGTGTGGTGGGCGGGACAGTCTCAGGGCCTCATCCACGAGGTGCTGAGCGCCCGCGAGGTCATCGAATCGGTGGTCGCGGATGCCGAGGACGTAATCGTGAATCGACTGGCCAGCCAGGTCAAGGTCGCAGTCTGA
- a CDS encoding SDR family NAD(P)-dependent oxidoreductase encodes MSGDQSVYSDRFRLDGRRIVVLGAGLGMGRESAIAAQQLGASVFAVDLDEARAKATAEIVGGGYAAVDVTDRDAVLALADRVSQELGEVDGVIDVVGMAAWHPVDQTPADVRERMFALNYVQALHVLEAFTPKMTGGGTFAFVSSVSGVRGAQSHSAYGAAKAALIALVRSAAVELAPKGIRVNAVAPGVILTPRTQDSLFADPKFIAAQEASVPMGRFGETPDIAGALMFFTAAASAYVTGQNLIVDGGVDAKFPHLIKS; translated from the coding sequence TTGTCTGGTGATCAAAGCGTCTACTCGGATCGGTTCCGCCTGGATGGCCGACGTATCGTGGTGCTCGGGGCCGGTCTCGGCATGGGTCGCGAGTCGGCAATCGCGGCACAGCAACTCGGCGCATCCGTATTTGCCGTGGACCTCGACGAAGCACGCGCGAAAGCGACCGCCGAGATCGTGGGCGGCGGGTATGCCGCGGTCGACGTCACCGACCGCGATGCCGTACTCGCGCTCGCCGATCGCGTTTCACAGGAGCTCGGGGAAGTCGACGGGGTGATCGACGTCGTCGGCATGGCCGCCTGGCACCCGGTCGACCAGACACCTGCGGACGTACGCGAGCGAATGTTCGCGCTGAACTACGTGCAGGCACTCCACGTCTTGGAGGCGTTCACGCCCAAGATGACCGGCGGCGGCACGTTTGCGTTCGTGAGCTCGGTATCCGGTGTGCGCGGCGCACAGAGTCACAGCGCCTACGGTGCGGCGAAAGCTGCCCTCATCGCCCTCGTCCGTTCGGCCGCCGTCGAACTCGCGCCGAAAGGCATCCGGGTCAACGCGGTTGCTCCCGGCGTAATCCTCACCCCGCGAACCCAGGACAGCTTGTTCGCCGATCCGAAGTTCATCGCGGCGCAGGAAGCGAGCGTTCCGATGGGGCGGTTCGGCGAGACGCCCGACATTGCCGGCGCCTTGATGTTCTTCACCGCGGCGGCGAGTGCCTATGTGACCGGACAGAACCTGATCGTCGACGGCGGAGTCGACGCGAAGTTCCCCCACCTCATCAAGTCTTGA
- a CDS encoding helix-turn-helix domain-containing protein, giving the protein MKPAPAVVRAMSTLNYLTAHPGVSFTLSDLCDALDVNAASLSALLLALSDAGYVTRHPRRKTYTLGPAGVALGHAAALQHPAIEAAADEMRELANLGNECVGTVATSGEILFVAIEGHPGAKSREAWVGQRIPMLPPFGQVFVAWSSRAEIDRWLGQPGEDESAVLLRERIFASLERVREDGYVVGLANEPAEEVIALVDELTELDREGIRRRLLEAIPRQGADYISEGIQPDDVYDVANLAVPVFDAEGTVAFAMTLTGLTGIRGARLREIGETALGAARRVTRSIGGKWPSPITPER; this is encoded by the coding sequence ATGAAGCCAGCTCCTGCGGTCGTGAGAGCGATGTCCACCCTGAACTATCTGACTGCGCACCCTGGCGTCTCGTTCACACTCTCGGACCTCTGCGACGCCCTCGATGTGAACGCGGCATCCCTCTCTGCCCTTCTTCTCGCTCTGTCCGACGCCGGCTATGTGACGCGGCATCCGCGGCGCAAGACGTACACGCTCGGCCCGGCGGGTGTGGCGCTCGGGCATGCTGCGGCGCTGCAACACCCAGCGATTGAAGCTGCGGCAGATGAGATGCGCGAACTCGCCAATCTCGGCAACGAGTGCGTCGGCACCGTGGCCACCTCCGGTGAGATCCTGTTCGTCGCGATCGAGGGTCATCCCGGTGCAAAGTCACGGGAGGCGTGGGTGGGGCAGCGGATCCCGATGCTGCCCCCGTTCGGCCAGGTGTTCGTTGCGTGGTCATCGAGGGCAGAAATCGACCGCTGGCTCGGCCAGCCGGGCGAAGATGAGTCTGCGGTTCTCCTGCGCGAGCGAATCTTTGCGTCGCTGGAGCGAGTGCGCGAGGACGGCTATGTCGTGGGTCTGGCGAACGAGCCTGCCGAAGAGGTCATTGCGCTCGTCGACGAGCTCACCGAACTGGATCGCGAGGGGATCCGTCGTCGGCTCCTGGAGGCGATCCCGCGGCAGGGCGCGGACTACATCTCCGAAGGGATCCAGCCGGACGATGTTTACGATGTCGCGAACCTGGCAGTGCCCGTCTTCGACGCGGAAGGCACAGTGGCCTTCGCGATGACTCTCACCGGGTTGACCGGTATCCGTGGGGCCCGGCTTCGCGAGATCGGCGAGACTGCACTCGGCGCCGCACGGCGGGTGACCCGCAGTATCGGTGGAAAATGGCCCTCGCCGATAACCCCTGAACGGTAG
- a CDS encoding flavin reductase family protein, which produces MLNGPQGGEISPRHFRDVLGHFPTGVAVITALDGDGAPIGMAVGSFASVSLDPPMVAFLPDRGSSTFPVIRDAGRFCVNVLAGGQEDLCRIFATRGADRFGSVDWRPAPHTGSPVLDGAVAWIDCELGDVHEAGDHYIVIGKVLGLEIQTPTLPLLFFQGGYGTFAPRSLVMASRGRPSEAVRMAEAAREDLEQLAADVGLECRVIAREADGLVIVATAGHAGGADPVGAVLPFFPPFGGTIAAWGVPELRAEWYDGFPAELGSEQRAEFDADLDRIRKRGWTLTFRSDAATEAEELVEAMAEHGRTPSLQRRLFDVGTQMRGLDDPTLLNESTASEVRTITAPVLNANGPLLHLTLYGFPPNASLEFVEHARDVLVTASRALSERFGGGLD; this is translated from the coding sequence GTGTTGAATGGACCCCAGGGCGGCGAGATCTCGCCGCGGCATTTTCGGGATGTGCTCGGACACTTCCCGACCGGCGTGGCCGTCATCACCGCCCTCGACGGCGACGGTGCGCCAATCGGCATGGCTGTCGGCTCATTCGCATCGGTCTCCCTGGACCCTCCGATGGTGGCGTTCCTTCCCGATCGGGGATCCTCGACCTTTCCGGTGATTCGGGACGCCGGCCGGTTCTGCGTGAATGTGCTCGCGGGAGGCCAGGAGGACCTCTGCCGCATCTTCGCGACGAGGGGAGCAGATCGCTTCGGCTCAGTCGACTGGCGTCCTGCGCCGCACACCGGCTCGCCCGTGCTCGATGGAGCAGTCGCGTGGATCGACTGTGAACTCGGCGACGTACACGAGGCCGGCGACCACTACATCGTCATCGGGAAGGTACTCGGGCTCGAGATTCAAACTCCCACCCTGCCCTTGCTGTTCTTCCAGGGCGGGTACGGCACCTTCGCCCCGCGCTCCCTGGTCATGGCCTCTCGTGGCCGCCCGAGCGAGGCAGTTCGTATGGCAGAGGCCGCACGGGAAGACCTGGAACAACTCGCGGCCGACGTGGGCCTGGAGTGCCGGGTCATTGCGCGCGAGGCGGACGGTCTCGTCATCGTGGCAACTGCCGGCCACGCCGGCGGTGCCGATCCGGTCGGTGCGGTTCTGCCGTTCTTCCCCCCGTTCGGCGGCACCATCGCGGCCTGGGGCGTGCCGGAGCTGCGAGCCGAGTGGTATGACGGCTTCCCGGCAGAGCTTGGCAGCGAGCAGCGGGCGGAGTTCGACGCGGACCTGGACCGGATCCGCAAGCGCGGGTGGACACTCACGTTCCGCAGCGACGCCGCGACCGAAGCAGAGGAACTGGTCGAGGCGATGGCAGAGCACGGACGCACGCCGAGTCTCCAGCGCCGGCTATTCGACGTCGGTACGCAGATGAGGGGTCTCGATGACCCCACGCTGTTGAACGAGTCAACCGCGAGCGAGGTGCGAACGATCACGGCACCGGTACTCAACGCGAACGGCCCGCTCCTGCACCTGACGCTGTACGGGTTCCCGCCGAACGCGTCACTGGAGTTCGTTGAGCACGCCCGCGACGTGCTGGTCACGGCATCCCGAGCACTCAGCGAGCGGTTCGGTGGCGGGCTCGACTGA